The sequence GCACCcgtcaccgtgcccggctaattttttttgtatttttagtagagacggggtttcaccgtgttagccaggatggtctcgatctcctgaccttgtgatccgcccgcctcggcctcccaaagtgctgggattacaggcgtgagccaccgcgcccggcctatattagTCATCTTTGAGTCAGGTGAGTCCCACAAGTTCCCAGCGTCTCCTCGTGGTCTGTGTTAGGGGTCCAGGCTGACTGGGGTTCACTGGTGTCCACTGGGGGCAGCTCTCGTGCCTTCAGCAGTCCCGAGTCTCCTGCTGAGTGTGGGGTCTGGGTCCCCTCCGGGCTAGTGGATGGCCAGGGTGGCGTAGACGCTGGGCTCAGCTGGAGGTTCCCCTTCCTGGGATGGAGGAGGCTCAGTTGCCTCCCGTCTGAGGGTCAAGCTCTGCAGCTGGGCGTAGGTCACATCCTGGGGGTCTTCAGGTGCAGCAGCCTGCAGTGGGGGAGAGTGAGAGGGAAGGaacatggtgggggtgggggaggcctGGGGGCCTGGAGAGGAAAGGACCAGCCTCAGTGTCCCTCTGCCTGTCCTCTTCCGCCTGTGTGTCCTTTGTGTCCAGGAATTCCTCGgacagtggggagggaggggaggccaTTTCTCTCCTAGGTCCGGAGTGTTTCACCTGGGCGTATGTCACTGCCTGGGGGTCTTCATCGTGTGGCCTCTGCTGGAGAAAGACACTGGTGGGGGGTGTCCTTGAGTCCCCCTGACCCCCTGGAGTCAATTTTCCTCACTGTTCTCAGGGTGATCTGATTACATCTCTTTCCTGATGGAATCTCAGGGACGCCCGAAGGCCGTGGAGAGTCTGGCCGCTCCCTCCCTGTGGTTCTGGCCTCTCCTCCTCACTCTGACCTTGCCCATTTGGCTGCAGCCTCACACGGCCTTCCTGCAAGAGCTCGCTGCTGCCTCGGGGCCTTTGCAcggctgtttcttctgcctgcagGGGCTCGTCCATTAGAGGATCCTGTGGCCCCCTCCGTCCAGGCTTCTCAGATGACAGCTGAGCAGACAGCCCTCCCCTTACATTCAGACTGGCCCCACTGCCCCACACTCTGCCCTTTCCCTGGTTTATGTTTCTTACAGCACGTTGCACTGCTGGACACtgcatttatttgcattttgtcTCCCACCACGAGGTGAGCTCCAGAGGCGGGGGCGGCTCTGCTCCCTGCTGTGTCTGCAGCTCCCACAGGGAGCCCGATCCACAGTGAGCTCCTGGGAACACtggctggatgaatgaatgaagcggAGCCCAGGGGACCGGGGTGGTTCATCTATTCCTCATCCTCCTGAGGCCTGGGGAGCGCTCTAACCACCAGACGGCcaaacagaggaggaggagcaggaaggggACCCGGGAGGAGGCCCGCGAGGTCCCAGGACAGCAGGAGAGAGTGAGGTCACAGCAGGCGGGAGGCAGCGTGCTGGACAAGGAGGGGTCCACCGTGATGATGCTGAGAACCGGGTGAAGAGGACAGAGAAGTCCTGCAGGATTAGATCTGGCACCAGGAGGCCTTTGGTGCCCGGGACAGGGGTGGGGTCTCACCTGACTGTCCAGCTCCACCCTGTCCTCAGGCTGTGTGTCCTTCACGGCAGCATCTGCAGGGAAACAGCAAGGGCTTCGTCTCCTGGGAAGGATCCCTGAGAGCTCTCAGTCCTGCTGGCCCCTGCCCAGCTCCCACTAGGGCCACTGAGATCCAGGGAGGCCCCACAGTGGGGGGCGAGACCATCTTCCACGGAGCCCCAGAcccttcccagcccctccctgtTGCTACTGAAATTTTGGGTCTCCCCAGCACCCCCATttgtcccttctctttctcttacagAGGTTTTCTTCCTGGACGTCAGCAGCTGCGCTGGACCTGGGGGAGGACACGGGAGTGTGAGGGGCAGTCTATGGGCTGTGGCGGGTGGGAGTCTGGGGTCTTCAGGCAGAATTACCTCCTCAGCAGGCCCCTGTCCTTGGGCTCTGGCTCCGCAGCCCCTGCAGGACGCTGGAAATCAGTCTTTCTCTGGTCTGGGTGAAGATGGACAGAGTCTCAGCCCTGGGAACATCAGAACCCCCATTCTACACATGCAACTTGAGGggaagaaggaaaactaaaaatatccCTGCATAgatgtttcaaatattttatgagaTAGAAAAAACTCCATGAATACTGAAGTTTGTAAATGCGTGCTGACATTACGTTTCCCTGGAACCGGTTTTCTAAACTGACACCCCCGTGTGTTTGAGTTCCCTCTGGCTGGTGCACCCTCCGTCGGCCCATGGGTCCCACAATTCCCTACTCACCCGATATCTTGTGTTTGCTCTGACGCTGACGTCGGAGgacgaggaagaggaggaggaagagcagcagGACGAAGGCCACCGAGACCCCAATCAAAGCCTCCAGGTATCTTCCCAGACCTTGAGCATGATAACGTCAGGAGTGGGAATGATGTCATTGAtgtgagcacctactgtgtgcaggtGCGTGCCAGGTCTTTCCTTCAAGACCTCCAACCCTTACAAGCAGTTGTGCAACATGGAATTGCCGCCCCCAcaacccatttcacagatgcacaaactgaggctcagagaggggaatcGCCTGCCCCAGGACCCCCAGCCGGGAAGCGGCAGAGCTGGGAAGGGAACCCGGGAGTCTGACCCGCAGCCCTTGTTCCCTGCAccagagctgagccccagagaTGCAGGGAAAGAGCCTGACCGTCCTGAACCACagccctgctcccctcccctgccccaggtCACCGTCACTGCTGCAGGTGGGACAGGACAGGCCCCTGCGGAATCGGGTCTGGGAGGCTTCCCTGGGAGGCCTCCTCTCCCAGGAGGTCACAGCTGGGAGTCAGAGCTGAAAGGAACGTTCCCACCCACAGGCCTCTCTCCTTTACacctggagaaactgaggcccaggcaggggaGGGGCCTGTCCACGTCAGCATCTCCAGAGGGGCCTGAACCTAGGACAGAAGCCACGTCTGCCTCCCCTGGACCCTGCCCACCTTCCTCTCAGAGCCCCCACTCACCACTCTGGGGGCTTGACCCTGAGGGGTTGAGGGGCTGGTCCTCAAGGCCTCCTGGGTCAGGACAGAGAGGTGAGAGCTGGGGCTGCCCTGCTCCCCTATATCAGCCTGGCTCCTCCCCCAGGCTGGGCCCCAACACCTCCCTCTGCCTCGAACCCCCTACTCCTCACCAGCCCAGCCTCAGAGTCCCTGGGACACAAGCCTGTCCTTGAGGGGAGGGGAATGGGATCCTTCGGGAGACTCAGACTGCCCTGGGGGAGGCCGCGCTCCCCAAGAGGGCTCAGTGACTCACCAGGTGTGGAGCGCGGCCCTGTGGGTGGGGGGCTGGAGCCCCCTGAGGGTCCTGCAAGGAGCACCGAGGCAGGTGAGGGACTCGGGCCGTCCATGGAGTGCACCCTTCCACTCCCACTCTCCTGCATCCGCCCAGTGGATCCCCTGGAATCATTCCTCTGCCCACCTGGTACCTTCTGCATGCCAGGCAAGGAGAACGGGTGGCCATGCCTAGGAGAAGCTCTGTTGGCCTCTCCCCTCTGAGGGCTGCGGCCCCTCTGGCTAAACCTCCCTCACTCCATCCCAGCTGAGATCTCCGGGGGCCTGGGCCTGAGCTGAGCCTTTGAGCTCAGAGGGGACAGGATCAGGGTCCTCACCTGAGACCACGAGCTCCAGGGGGTCACTGGGATAAGACAGCAGGTGGGGGTTGGAGCTGAGTGAGCTGTAGCACCTGTAGGTCCCCGCGTGGGCTGAGGTCACAGGACCCATGGGGAATTCAGCCTGGTACTGCTGAGCTTGGTGCTCTGATCTCAGATGCAGCGGGGGATGGGCTGCCCCCTCCCTGGTCAGAAGGAAAGTGTGGAACTGCGCCCGTGACTGACACAGCAGGGTCACGTTCTCTCctgaggccaccgtggggcccggctgcACCGAGAGGGAGACCACATCATAGAACTGTTCTGGAGAGAAGAAGGATGGGTGAGGGGCTCCCACCTTGATCTGAGCTGAGACCTCCCCAGGCCTCTCTCTGGAACCctcagtctctctgtctctggttTCTCTGAGTCTCCCCCTCCCTGCCCAtaccctgtctctctcccttggTGCCCCCGCCCCTCATCCCGGCCATCACCACCTGGGTTCCCCTGGCAGGGCCTGTGCAGAGCCTGGGTCCCTGACTGAACCCGCTGGGCTCCTCACCTGCTATCAGGATGTCCAGGGGGTCACTGGGGGCCGACCATTCGGAGGAGAGGTTGTGTGCACCGTAGCATCTGTACTGGCCCCCGTGGGAGCCCCTCACAGGGCTCAGGGTGAAGTTGGCCTGGGAGAGCCCAGCCTGGGGCTGCTGACCGGGGCGCTGGAGGAAGTCACGTTCCCCCTCCTTGTACAGAGCAAATCTGTCGTAGCCGACATCAGAGCCACACTGGAGGATCAAGTGCTCTCCAGGGACCACGATGGGGCCCTGCAGGGTCAGGAGGGAGGGCTTCCTAGACACGCCTGGAGGGAAAGAGGAGCCGGGACTCAGAGAGCTGGTTCCTCCCCGCTTCTTCCTTCTCCCGTCCTGGCCCTGCAGGTCTCACTGTCTCTCACTCTGAGTCTCTGACCCCAGGGCCTCCTTCTCACCCGGGGCTGCCTTGGAGTCATTTCCGAGGAGTGGGGTCTCCCTAGCCCTGGCCCCTGtgcctgatccttcctcctctccctgagagctgggaccTCACAGCAAACACACCGGTGCCTTCCTGAGTCCTCCCCTTCCAGGTGAGGGTGGCCGAGGCCTCCTCCTCCCATGTCAGAGCCTCCCCATGGGGTCTCCCTCACGCCTGCAGCCCGTCCGTCCACACATCACTCTGGGTCCTTTCCAGAGTCAGTCACCAGCCAGACTCCCCACAGCCTGTCAGCTGCCCCGAAAGTGGATTAGAGAAGGCCGTGGTCCCTCACCTGAGGCCAGAATCTCCAGGGGGTCACTGGGGTGGGACCACACCTGGGGGGTGTTCCTATAATAGTAATAGCATCTGAACGTCCACCTGTGGCTGGGGGTCACGGGGCCCACAGGGAACAGGGCCTGGAACTGCCCACTGTGGAGCTGCTGTGAGTCCAGGGTCCGGGAGAGCCTGTGTTCTCCTTCCTCAATCAGAACAAAATGCTGATATCCCTCCGGTGAGCCACATCGGAGGGTCACGTTCCCTCCTGAGGCCAccacagggctgggcagggctgagaGAGTGGGTTTGCTGTAGGCTCCTAGGAGAGGAGGCACCGTGTTAAATGGGTTCCCACCTCCCGCATCATCCCCAGGGCTGGGCTGTGAGAGGGAGACGCCCCTGAGAGCTGACCCCCTTCCTGAGGGCAGAGCCTGCGGCTGGGACCCCTGAGTGTCCTCTCACCTGTCACCACCAGCTCCAGGGGGTCACTGCGCTCTGACCAGCCTGCAGGGCTGAGATAGTAACAGCGAAATCTCCCTGCATAGCGCTCTGTCATGTATGGGGTGGAGAATCTGGCCTTGTTCTTGGGCTCCAGTGGTTTCTGTCTGTCCCATGGCACTGTGCTTCCCTCTTTATCCAGACGGtactcctgggcctccagggtCCCCTGACACCAGATGGTCACGGGGCTCCCCCAGATGATCACAGAGCCAGGCTCAGCCCAGAGGGTGGGTTTGGGGAGGGGCCCTGGAAGGAAATCAGAGGCTGCATCCCAAGACGTCCCCACACTCTgatcccagctcccagccccaggAACCCCCGTCATTGCCATCAGTCACCCAGAACTGTGGTCTCCTCCCCCAGCTGCCCATGTGTGGCCCCTGTCCCTAGTGAGGAGGAGGGACCTGGGACAGCTGGGGACACACTCACCTGCCTGCACGTGGGTCCTGGTGTCCAGACTCAGCCCTGGAAGAGAGTTCCCTGTGAAGGATTTGCCCCTGAAGCCTGAGCAGACCCTCCTCACCCTGGTGCCTCCTGAGCTTTTGAGGTCTCCTGATGGACCAGGGcttgtgtgtggggtggggtccCTCCAAGACTCGGATCTCCACCTCCCCATCTGGAAATCTCACCGAGGCAGAGCAGGGCTGTGAGGGCGGGGGTCATGGCGTCTCCTCCCAGTGGCCCGGGCTCTGCAGATGGATGAACCCTCGGTGCTGGcaggacagagacacacacagggtGTGGCCGCTCAGAGGCTGGGTCCTTCTTGTCATGGGGTTGTCTCATCCTCAGCCCACAGGAAGGGGAACTGCCCTCCCCAGGAGCCTGGCTCTCATTTCCccagggctgaggtgggggcaggCACCAGGCTCTCTGCAGACATTTCAGACAGAAATGGGGTCTCCCCGTCCCCGGGCCACTGTCTGCCTGATTTATCTTTATCTCACTGAGGGCCGGGACACAGCAGCAAATAGACCCGGTGACTTCCCCAGTCAGCCCCTTTCAGGCGAGGGTGACCGTGGGCTCCTCTTCCCTCTCAGAGCCTCCCCATGgggtctccctccctccttcagccCGTCCATCGGCTCAGCCTCGCGGGGTCCTTACCATGGCAGTCGTCTCTCCAGCCCTGGAGATGCTTCAGGGAAGATGCAGGTCCACGCTGCAGCAGACCCAGGTCCGCAGAGACGCACCTGACACCGGGCTGTGCAGCCCAGGCTGAGCTGCGTGTGGCAGTGAGCACAGAGGAGAAATGCAGGGTCTaccgtggtgactcacgcctggaatcccagcacttcaggaggctgaggtgggtgatggcttgaggccaggagcttcaGATAGTCCTGGACAACATACTGTGATCCTGTCTCTacggaaaagaaaaaagtgagctgggcatggaggctcatgcctgtggtccctgctactcgggaggctgaggtgggaggatcacttgggcctgggagacggaggctgcagggagctatgatcacccctcggcattccagcctggtcgacagagcaagatcctgtctgaaaAGGAGAAATAGAGGGGATagagaaattttatatatatatatatgtttcattgTAATCTGTAATCTGATTCTGGGGGAGGGGAGctgattattaattattatttataataataataattattaattattattaattcctGATTATCATCCAGGGtttatgtgaccttggacattAATGTCACCTCCAAGTCTGTTGTCATGAACCCCACTCATCACAGTggctgtggggtcagtggtgccCAGGACACGGGAGGCTCAGCCGTGGTGGATTTCCAGACCAGTTCAGACTGAAGGGTGGGACAGGAGAGGATCCTGGTGTCGGGTTCCACAGTCGAGGAGGATGATTGACGCCCTCACTCAAGAGCCGACATCGGCTGCAAACACCAAGAAGTGCTGCTTGTGATGCATCTGAAATATGCAGATCACCATAGCCACAGacccagaaagagaaagaaaagttccCAACATTGAGACGCGTCCCCTGCAATGAAGAGTTCAAAGCTGAGTGGCCACAGGTGTCCGAGACCACCCAGGGTCACTAGGGAGGAGGAGGTTCCCACCTCCGTGTGGGACAGAAGAGGAACCCCGGGTCCTCCCAGGCAGTGAGGGGTCAGGGCTCTGGGTGGGGCTGGAAGCTGTGGCTCCCCCTCCCGTGTGTGTGTGGACAGGCGTTGGGGGGTCTCTGCTCATTCACTGGAGTCCACACTCAGCTCTCAGCCCCTCCCCTGTGTGTGAGAAACAGATTCAGTCCACGGTGCTCAGACATGGGCATCTGCCCCACAGGTGAGTGTGAGGCTGGCGTTGGTCCCATCCCTGCCGGGCACAATCTTGAGCTGACGCTAAGTTTGGGAGAGTGGGGCAGGAGCAGCGGCAACAATCCCCTTCATCAGGCTGATGCCTGGACAGCTGTGGGAGAACCCTTTATGAAAGGCCAGGTGCGCGGGAGGAGAGCCGCCCCACAGGAATGACAACCATATGAGGAACGTTGTCGAAATGCATTAGGTAGACATTGTGAAGCTGAAAAACTATATTAAATTAACACCATTAAAAAGGAATttatctgggcgtggtagctcatgcctgtaatcccagcactttgggaggcagatgcgggcagatcactcgaggctaggagttcgagaccagcctggttaacatggtgaaaccccatctctaataaaaatataaaaaattatctaggcgtggtggtgagtgcctataatcccagctattcgggaggctgaggcagtagaatctcttgaacctgggaggtggaggctgcagtgtgctgagatcacgccaatgcacttcAGCTGGGACAAGAGGGAAactgtgggccgggtgcagtgcctcacacctataatcccagcactttgggaggttgaggcgggcggatcaccaggtcaggagatcgagaccatcctggctaacacgctaaaatcccgtctctactaaaaatacaaaaattagccgggcgttgtggcgggcgcctgtagtgccagctactcgggaggccaaggcaggggaatggtgtgaacctgggaggcggagcttgcagtgagccgagattgcaccactgcactccagcctgggtgacagagcgagactccgtctcaaaaaaaaaaaaaaaagcgaaactgtgtctcaaaaaaaaaaaaaaagtagtttacTAGCCGTATATACCTACTATGCAAACATAACAAAATCAGAAACATAATTTAATCCAGGACAAGACAGctgaaatagtaaatatatacattaggataaaatgttcattaaattttCCATAccgtggccaggcgcggtggctcaagcctgtaatcccagcactttgggaggccgagacgggtggatcacgaggtcaggagatcgagaccatcctggctaacacggtgaaaccccgtctctactaaaaatacaaaaaaaactagccgggcgaggtggcagcgcctgtagtcctagctactcgggaggctgaggcaggagaatggcgtgaacccgggaggcggagcttgcagtgagctgagatccggccactgcactccagcctgggcgacagagcgagactccgtctcaaaaaaaaaaaaaaaaaaaaaaaaaaaaattttccatacCGTATCatggaaagaacagaaattgaaCAATAGAAAAGATTAATATATACAGGAAGTGGAATGAGAAGAAAGAACGTGTCTGTCACGGtttcagaaagaaggaagaaggatgtGAGTTCACGATATGCATGAAGAGCTAATGGTTGAAATTTTTATAGAACTGAAGAGAAAACATCAGTTGATAACTAAATTTAATATCTCCATCATGGTAAAGTGAAAAACATGAggcatcaatttaaaataatcctaaaaCTACCAGAGAAAATGTAAATGACCCTTGAATGAATGACAAGCTCATCGGGACTGGAGTTTGAAAAAGCAAACAGCAGCCCCAGAAGATACAGGAGAAACAACCACAAGGGCTTAATTGTGAGGACAGAGTTCTGTGCTGGGCCTAGTTATTACTATTataagtattatttattattatttattattagtttttgagatggaatttcactcttgttgtccagcctggagtgcaatggtgcgatcttggctcactgcaacctggccTCGTTATTATTAAAGGACTAAGTTTCAGAGTCAGCTCTGGATAAATCCTAAAACACAAGGAGACTCGGGACATTTGTGAGTTGTCAGGTCAGGTGGTGGTCTTATGAGGAATAAGGAGAGCGTTTTCAGTGTCCTTTTATCAGGTACCACgataacagagagagagattgagacagacagagagagatggagagacagagaaggagagagagatattgagacagacagagagagggagacacagagaaagagagagagagagacagagcgagGCATCGCTGGAGCTGCAAGGCTGCAGATATGTTTGCATCTGGGCTCTTTCTGAAAGCCATACTAATGATGTAAATCAGGGAGTGGAATAATGAATCCCAAATGGAGAAGATGAGATGCTActgtgaataaaataaatcaacagTACATTCGAAAAACTAGTAAGCATAGATCTATCTGTAATCTGtgtatatacaagtatatacatTTCTACTAAGAATCTGAAagagcaaggaaatggattcacgtctctggagcctccagaaaggaatgcagccaCGTCATGGCCTTGATTTTGTCCTAAAAGACCTCTTCAGAATTCTGAtattcagaactgtgagataatgagTTTGTGTTGCTGAAGCTGCTCAAtatgtagtaatttgttatggcagcaatagcaAACCAATACTAACACAAACAgcctctgaaaagaaaaatagtggatatttcatacttttaaatCAACAGTCTGTGAAGAAGAGAAAGTTATACACTTTCACTCAACCAACCACATGTCCTTAAAATTTACAAAGCTTCAATTGAGACACAATGGAGGATTTGAAGAAATACTGATCAGACTTTGATAGATTAAGTgaacaaaatatttgtgaaagtTGAATGGCACGAATGTTCAATCTGATGCTTATATATGATGTTTCGATTGTTTATGTTTTATGTAAGTTTGTATAGAAACATTTCTGGAATATACATATAACAACAAAGTGGGAAagtgtatttctttatatatttatttttgaaacaaggtctctctctgttgctccaTCTGAAATACAATGGCactatcccagctcactgcagcctcgacctccccaggcctAGGTGGATCTCCCACAAccatctcctgagtagctgggactacaggatcatgccaccttgcccagctaaattgttttaatatgtattttttgtagagacgtggtttcgctatgttgcccaggctggtctcaaactcctgggctcacgggatctggccaccttggccttccaaagtgttgggattactggtgtgagccaccgtgtgaGGCCAGGAATACTTACTTATGAAAACATATTGATCAAAagtatctatctttttttttttttttgaaacgaagtcttgctctgttgccaggctggagcacagtggcgcgatctcggctcactgcaatctctgccttctgggttcaagcgattctcctgcctcagcctcctgagtagctaggattacaggtgcatgccaccacatccagataatttttttgtatttttagtagagacagggtttcaccatgttggcccggatggtctcgatctccggacttcatgatctgcccaccttagcttcccaaagtggtgggattacaggtgtgagccactgtgcccggccatatcTATCATTTTTAGACAACAAAGTAAGCATCCAAACTGTTACTACAGGTAACGTTTCCTGATTAGAAATTCCATTAAATTAGCAGCCAACAATAAGAagacatttggagaaaaagcaataCTTTGGAAACAAATAGCATTCTAAATATTGATgggttttggctgggtgtggtggctcatgcctgtaatcccagcactttgggaggctgaggcaggtggatcatttgaggtcaggactttgagaccagcctggccaacatggtgaaactctgtctctactgaaaatgcaaaaattatttgagtttggtggcacacacctgtattttcaatgactcgggaggctgagacaggagattcacttgaacctgggaagtggaagttgcagtgagctgagatcatgccactgcactctagcctaggcaagaAAGActccactgcaaaaacaaaaacaaatattcatgGGTTATAGTTTCACACAACATTAAACTGATAGAACATtaacaaaaaaaagtcaatgaaattaTAACATATGAACATCTGCGGGATGTAAagtaagagagtgagagagagagagagcacaacaATTACCAAACCAAGTTGGAAAGAAGCACCACTACCAGTCCTACAGACATAAAAGGACTAGTGAACCAAAACTAGAAATCTATGCTAAGATGTTCTACAACTtacatttaatagaaaatatcttgggccgggcgcggtggctcaagc comes from Macaca fascicularis isolate 582-1 chromosome 19, T2T-MFA8v1.1 and encodes:
- the LOC102126376 gene encoding leukocyte immunoglobulin-like receptor subfamily B member 3 isoform X3, with product MTPALTALLCLGLSLDTRTHVQAGPLPKPTLWAEPGSVIIWGSPVTIWCQGTLEAQEYRLDKEGSTVPWDRQKPLEPKNKARFSTPYMTERYAGRFRCYYLSPAGWSERSDPLELVVTGAYSKPTLSALPSPVVASGGNVTLRCGSPEGYQHFVLIEEGEHRLSRTLDSQQLHSGQFQALFPVGPVTPSHRWTFRCYYYYRNTPQVWSHPSDPLEILASGVSRKPSLLTLQGPIVVPGEHLILQCGSDVGYDRFALYKEGERDFLQRPGQQPQAGLSQANFTLSPVRGSHGGQYRCYGAHNLSSEWSAPSDPLDILIAEQFYDVVSLSVQPGPTVASGENVTLLCQSRAQFHTFLLTREGAAHPPLHLRSEHQAQQYQAEFPMGPVTSAHAGTYRCYSSLSSNPHLLSYPSDPLELVVSGPSGGSSPPPTGPRSTPGLGRYLEALIGVSVAFVLLLFLLLFLVLRRQRQSKHKISDQRKTDFQRPAGAAEPEPKDRGLLRRSSAAADVQEENLYAAVKDTQPEDRVELDSQAAAPEDPQDVTYAQLQSLTLRREATEPPPSQEGEPPAEPSVYATLAIH
- the LOC102126376 gene encoding leukocyte immunoglobulin-like receptor subfamily B member 3 isoform X19 translates to MTPALTALLCLGLSLDTRTHVQAGPLPKPTLWAEPGSVIIWGSPVTIWCQGTLEAQEYRLDKEGSTVPWDRQKPLEPKNKARFSTPYMTERYAGRFRCYYLSPAGWSERSDPLELVVTGAYSKPTLSALPSPVVASGGNVTLRCGSPEGYQHFVLIEEGEHRLSRTLDSQQLHSGQFQALFPVGPVTPSHRWTFRCYYYYRNTPQVWSHPSDPLEILASGVSRKPSLLTLQGPIVVPGEHLILQCGSDVGYDRFALYKEGERDFLQRPGQQPQAGLSQANFTLSPVRGSHGGQYRCYGAHNLSSEWSAPSDPLDILIAEQFYDVVSLSVQPGPTVASGENVTLLCQSRAQFHTFLLTREGAAHPPLHLRSEHQAQQYQAEFPMGPVTSAHAGTYRCYSSLSSNPHLLSYPSDPLELVVSGPSGGSSPPPTGPRSTPGLGRYLEALIGVSVAFVLLLFLLLFLVLRRQRQSKHKISDQRKTDFQRPAGAAEPEPKDRGLLRRSSAAADVQEENLYAAVKDTQPEDRVELDSQRPHDEDPQAVTYAQVKHSGPRREMASPPSPLSEEFLDTKDTQAEEDRQRDTEAAAPEDPQDVTYAQLQSLTLRREATEPPPSQEGEPPAEPSVYATLAIH
- the LOC102126376 gene encoding leukocyte immunoglobulin-like receptor subfamily B member 3 isoform X20 is translated as MTPALTALLCLGLSLDTRTHVQAGPLPKPTLWAEPGSVIIWGSPVTIWCQGTLEAQEYRLDKEGSTVPWDRQKPLEPKNKARFSTPYMTERYAGRFRCYYLSPAGWSERSDPLELVVTGAYSKPTLSALPSPVVASGGNVTLRCGSPEGYQHFVLIEEGEHRLSRTLDSQQLHSGQFQALFPVGPVTPSHRWTFRCYYYYRNTPQVWSHPSDPLEILASGVSRKPSLLTLQGPIVVPGEHLILQCGSDVGYDRFALYKEGERDFLQRPGQQPQAGLSQANFTLSPVRGSHGGQYRCYGAHNLSSEWSAPSDPLDILIAEQFYDVVSLSVQPGPTVASGENVTLLCQSRAQFHTFLLTREGAAHPPLHLRSEHQAQQYQAEFPMGPVTSAHAGTYRCYSSLSSNPHLLSYPSDPLELVVSGPSGGSSPPPTGPRSTPGLEDQPLNPSGSSPQSGLGRYLEALIGVSVAFVLLLFLLLFLVLRRQRQSKHKISDQRKTDFQRPAGAAEPEPKDRGLLRRSSAAADVQEENLYAAVKDTQPEDRVELDSQAAAPEDPQDVTYAQLQSLTLRREATEPPPSQEGEPPAEPSVYATLAIH
- the LOC102126376 gene encoding leukocyte immunoglobulin-like receptor subfamily B member 3 isoform X7 produces the protein MTPALTALLCLGLSLDTRTHVQAGPLPKPTLWAEPGSVIIWGSPVTIWCQGTLEAQEYRLDKEGSTVPWDRQKPLEPKNKARFSTPYMTERYAGRFRCYYLSPAGWSERSDPLELVVTGAYSKPTLSALPSPVVASGGNVTLRCGSPEGYQHFVLIEEGEHRLSRTLDSQQLHSGQFQALFPVGPVTPSHRWTFRCYYYYRNTPQVWSHPSDPLEILASEQFYDVVSLSVQPGPTVASGENVTLLCQSRAQFHTFLLTREGAAHPPLHLRSEHQAQQYQAEFPMGPVTSAHAGTYRCYSSLSSNPHLLSYPSDPLELVVSGPSGGSSPPPTGPRSTPGLGRYLEALIGVSVAFVLLLFLLLFLVLRRQRQSKHKISDQRKTDFQRPAGAAEPEPKDRGLLRRSSAAADVQEENLYAAVKDTQPEDRVELDSQAAAPEDPQDVTYAQLQSLTLRREATEPPPSQEGEPPAEPSVYATLAIH
- the LOC102126376 gene encoding leukocyte immunoglobulin-like receptor subfamily B member 3 isoform X4; translation: MTPALTALLCLGLSLDTRTHVQAGPLPKPTLWAEPGSVIIWGSPVTIWCQGTLEAQEYRLDKEGSTVPWDRQKPLEPKNKARFSTPYMTERYAGRFRCYYLSPAGWSERSDPLELVVTGAYSKPTLSALPSPVVASGGNVTLRCGSPEGYQHFVLIEEGEHRLSRTLDSQQLHSGQFQALFPVGPVTPSHRWTFRCYYYYRNTPQVWSHPSDPLEILASGVSRKPSLLTLQGPIVVPGEHLILQCGSDVGYDRFALYKEGERDFLQRPGQQPQAGLSQANFTLSPVRGSHGGQYRCYGAHNLSSEWSAPSDPLDILIAEQFYDVVSLSVQPGPTVASGENVTLLCQSRAQFHTFLLTREGAAHPPLHLRSEHQAQQYQAEFPMGPVTSAHAGTYRCYSSLSSNPHLLSYPSDPLELVVSGLGRYLEALIGVSVAFVLLLFLLLFLVLRRQRQSKHKISDQRKTDFQRPAGAAEPEPKDRGLLRRSSAAADVQEENLYAAVKDTQPEDRVELDSQAAAPEDPQDVTYAQLQSLTLRREATEPPPSQEGEPPAEPSVYATLAIH